The following coding sequences are from one Mycobacterium bourgelatii window:
- a CDS encoding adenylate/guanylate cyclase domain-containing protein, protein MLQYGSDLALAYIFAAIDTVAILVPLRGHTYTDFAEKNMAGVLVLMALGVCFVAVAGAMSLAPTVRWFAVGAEPTAQQRDVATKLAGRQSAILAGAWAASGVILVLFNRSGGAAMFVPVVLGVVLGGAAAAGTGLLLAQHTLRPIMFAATRGAEPRLTVPGVFSRLVLLWFLCSAFPIGVIAGFVVLRSYGWFIEKNVSLDTPVLVVSLAALVLGLPTMILTSRSIADPISEVVDAMAKVEHGHIDTLVGVYERSQIGRLQTGFNKMVAGLAERERLRDLFGRHVGADVAQRAIEEGVSMSGEVVEAAVLFIDMLNSTRLTENLAPQEVAQVLNDFFRIVVGAVDEHQGLINKFQGDAALAVFGAPLRSEDPASAALATARTLGTELRRLLPVVDFGIGVSAGRVFAGNIGAENRYEYTVIGDAVNEAARLADLAKTSERRILCSSAALDRATEEERERWAESYSTVLRGRSEATHVYSPVAAG, encoded by the coding sequence CTGCTGCAATACGGGTCGGACCTTGCGTTGGCCTATATCTTCGCGGCCATCGACACCGTCGCCATCCTGGTCCCGCTGCGCGGCCACACCTACACCGACTTCGCCGAAAAGAACATGGCCGGCGTGCTCGTGCTGATGGCGCTGGGCGTCTGCTTTGTCGCGGTGGCCGGCGCGATGAGCCTGGCCCCCACCGTGCGCTGGTTTGCCGTCGGCGCCGAACCGACCGCGCAGCAACGCGATGTGGCAACGAAACTCGCCGGCCGCCAGTCGGCCATCCTGGCGGGGGCCTGGGCGGCCAGCGGGGTGATCCTCGTGCTTTTCAATCGCAGCGGTGGTGCGGCGATGTTTGTGCCCGTCGTGCTGGGGGTGGTGCTGGGCGGTGCCGCGGCGGCGGGCACCGGTCTGTTGCTCGCACAACACACCCTGCGGCCCATCATGTTCGCCGCCACGCGTGGTGCCGAGCCGCGACTGACCGTGCCCGGTGTGTTTTCCCGGCTGGTGCTGCTGTGGTTCCTCTGCAGCGCGTTTCCGATCGGGGTCATCGCGGGTTTCGTCGTGCTGCGTTCCTACGGTTGGTTCATCGAGAAAAACGTGTCGTTGGATACGCCGGTGCTGGTGGTGTCGCTGGCGGCCCTGGTGCTTGGTTTGCCGACCATGATCCTGACCTCGCGTTCCATTGCGGACCCGATCAGCGAAGTCGTCGACGCGATGGCCAAAGTCGAACACGGCCACATCGACACGCTCGTCGGGGTATACGAGCGGTCCCAAATCGGCCGTCTCCAAACAGGGTTCAACAAAATGGTGGCCGGTCTCGCGGAACGCGAGCGGTTGCGTGACCTGTTCGGTCGGCATGTCGGGGCCGACGTGGCGCAACGCGCCATCGAAGAGGGCGTCTCGATGTCCGGGGAAGTGGTCGAGGCCGCGGTCCTGTTCATCGACATGTTGAACTCGACCAGGTTGACGGAAAACCTTGCGCCACAAGAGGTGGCCCAGGTGCTCAACGACTTCTTCCGGATAGTTGTCGGCGCCGTCGACGAGCACCAGGGTCTGATCAACAAATTCCAAGGCGATGCGGCGCTGGCCGTCTTCGGAGCCCCGCTGCGCTCCGAGGACCCGGCGTCGGCGGCACTGGCCACGGCCCGAACTTTAGGCACCGAGTTGCGCCGACTGCTGCCCGTGGTCGATTTCGGCATAGGCGTTTCCGCGGGTCGTGTGTTCGCGGGCAACATCGGTGCCGAAAACCGTTACGAATACACGGTTATCGGGGACGCGGTCAACGAGGCGGCGCGGCTCGCCGACCTCGCCAAGACATCCGAGCGGCGGATCCTGTGCTCGTCCGCGGCACTGGATCGCGCCACCGAGGAGGAACGCGAGCGGTGGGCGGAGTCCTATTCCACCGTTCTGCGTGGCCGTTCGGAAGCGACGCACGTCTACAGCCCGGTGGCCGCCGGTTAG
- a CDS encoding polysaccharide deacetylase family protein, with translation MPKRPDNQAWRYWRTVFGAVAAGAVLVIGGLTGHVTRADDLNCSVVKCVAFTFDDGPTPYTDRLLKILRDNDARATFFLIGNKVAANPGGARRIAEAGMEVGSHTWEHPNLQTVPVADLPAQFTKANEAIAAATGRAPTLYRPAGGLSNETVRATAGKLGMAEILWDVIPFDWENDSNIAATRQILMTQIRPNSVVLLHDTYSSTVDLVYQFIPVLRANGYRLVTVSELLGPRAPGSSYGSRENGPPANDLRDIPANQIPGLPNTPSPKPMPNFPITDLPNQNSGGPNNGG, from the coding sequence GTGCCGAAACGACCCGACAACCAAGCTTGGCGCTACTGGCGCACGGTTTTCGGTGCGGTGGCCGCCGGCGCCGTCCTGGTGATCGGTGGCCTCACCGGCCACGTCACTCGAGCCGACGACCTCAACTGTTCGGTGGTGAAGTGCGTCGCGTTCACCTTCGATGACGGTCCGACGCCCTACACCGACCGTCTGCTGAAAATCCTTCGGGACAACGACGCCAGGGCCACGTTCTTCTTGATCGGCAACAAAGTGGCCGCCAACCCGGGCGGCGCTCGGCGCATCGCCGAGGCCGGGATGGAGGTCGGCAGCCACACCTGGGAACACCCCAACCTGCAGACCGTTCCCGTCGCTGACCTTCCCGCTCAATTCACCAAGGCCAACGAGGCGATCGCCGCGGCGACGGGACGGGCGCCCACGCTGTACCGGCCCGCCGGTGGACTGTCCAACGAGACCGTGCGCGCAACCGCCGGGAAGCTGGGGATGGCCGAAATCCTGTGGGACGTCATTCCCTTCGACTGGGAGAACGACTCGAACATCGCGGCTACCCGGCAGATCCTGATGACCCAGATCAGACCCAACTCTGTGGTGCTGCTGCACGACACCTACTCGAGCACCGTCGACCTGGTGTATCAGTTCATCCCGGTGCTGCGGGCCAACGGCTATCGGCTGGTGACCGTCAGTGAACTGCTCGGCCCCAGGGCGCCGGGGAGCAGCTACGGCAGTCGCGAGAACGGGCCACCCGCCAACGATCTGCGTGACATCCCGGCCAACCAGATTCCGGGTCTGCCCAACACCCCGTCGCCCAAGCCGATGCCCAACTTTCCGATCACCGACCTGCCGAACCAGAACTCGGGTGGGCCCAACAACGGTGGCTGA
- a CDS encoding PhoH family protein, with protein MTEIRTYVLDTSVLLSDPWACSRFAEHEVVVPLVVISELEAKRHHHELGWFARQALRLFDDLRLEHGRLDQPIPVGKQGGSLHVELNHTDPAVLPAGFRTDSNDSRILSCAANLAAEGRRVTLVSKDIPLRVKAAAVGLAADEYHAQDVVASGWSGMREIETSAEDIATLFAEGELDLAEARDLPCHTGIRLLGGSSHALGRITAGKRIQLVRGDREVFGLRGRSAEQRVALDLLLDESVGIVSLGGKAGTGKSALALCAGLEAVLERRTHRKVVVFRPLYAVGGQELGYLPGSESDKMGPWAQAVFDTLEGLASPAVLDEVLSRGMLEVLPLTHIRGRSLHDSFVIVDEAQSLERNVLLTVLSRLGTGSRVVLTHDIAQRDNLRVGRHDGVAAVIEKLKGHPLFAHITLLRSERSPIAALVTEMLEEITGPH; from the coding sequence GTGACCGAAATCCGGACGTACGTGCTCGACACCTCTGTGCTGCTGTCCGACCCGTGGGCGTGCAGTCGATTCGCCGAGCACGAAGTCGTGGTCCCGCTGGTGGTGATCAGCGAGCTGGAGGCCAAACGCCACCACCACGAGCTGGGCTGGTTCGCCCGCCAGGCGCTGCGGTTGTTCGACGACCTCCGACTTGAGCACGGACGGCTGGATCAGCCCATTCCCGTTGGCAAGCAGGGTGGCTCACTGCACGTCGAGCTCAACCACACCGACCCCGCGGTGCTGCCCGCGGGCTTTCGCACCGACAGCAACGACTCCCGGATCTTGAGTTGCGCCGCCAACCTGGCCGCCGAAGGCAGACGAGTCACGCTGGTCAGCAAGGACATCCCGCTGCGGGTCAAGGCGGCCGCAGTGGGGCTGGCGGCCGACGAGTACCACGCCCAAGACGTGGTCGCGTCGGGTTGGTCGGGCATGCGAGAGATCGAAACCTCCGCCGAAGACATCGCCACCCTGTTCGCCGAAGGTGAGCTCGACCTGGCCGAAGCGCGGGATTTGCCCTGTCACACCGGCATTCGGCTGCTCGGCGGCAGTTCGCACGCACTGGGCCGGATCACCGCCGGCAAGCGCATCCAACTGGTTCGCGGTGACCGCGAAGTGTTCGGTCTGCGCGGGCGCTCCGCCGAACAGCGGGTGGCGCTCGACCTGTTGCTCGACGAATCCGTTGGCATCGTGTCGCTGGGTGGCAAGGCCGGCACCGGAAAGTCGGCGCTGGCGTTGTGCGCGGGCCTCGAGGCGGTGTTGGAGCGTCGGACGCACCGCAAGGTGGTGGTGTTCCGCCCCCTGTACGCCGTCGGAGGCCAGGAACTCGGCTACCTGCCCGGCAGCGAGAGCGACAAGATGGGCCCCTGGGCGCAGGCCGTGTTCGACACGCTCGAGGGCCTGGCTAGCCCGGCCGTCCTGGACGAGGTCCTGTCCCGAGGAATGCTCGAGGTGTTGCCGCTGACGCACATCCGCGGCCGTTCGTTGCACGACTCGTTCGTCATCGTCGACGAAGCGCAGTCGCTGGAACGCAACGTGCTGCTCACGGTGTTGTCCCGGTTGGGTACCGGATCCCGGGTGGTGCTGACCCACGACATCGCGCAGCGTGACAACCTGCGGGTCGGCCGTCACGACGGGGTGGCCGCGGTGATCGAGAAACTCAAAGGTCACCCGCTCTTTGCGCACATAACGCTGCTACGCAGCGAGCGGTCGCCGATTGCCGCGCTGGTCACCGAAATGCTCGAAGAGATCACCGGGCCGCACTGA
- a CDS encoding acyl-ACP desaturase: MAQKPVANALTLELEPVVEENWTRHLATENLWFAHDYVPYDQGENFAFLGGRDWDPSQATLPRHITDACEVLLILKDNLAGHHRELVEHFILEDYWGRWLGRWTAEEHLHALALRDYLVVTREIDPAANEEVRVKHVMRGYRADWYTQVETLVYMTFSERSHATFCRNLAAQIEEPLLAGLVDRIARDEARHEEFFSNLVKHLLGYVREETIAAIATRATDIDVLGADILEYQDKVQNIADAGIFDRQQLQQVVSECITAWGLADEPALQQFVTS, encoded by the coding sequence ATGGCACAGAAACCTGTCGCTAATGCGCTGACCCTCGAACTCGAGCCGGTTGTCGAAGAAAACTGGACTCGGCACCTTGCCACCGAGAACCTTTGGTTCGCGCACGATTACGTGCCGTACGACCAGGGCGAGAACTTCGCCTTCCTCGGTGGGCGTGACTGGGATCCCTCTCAGGCCACGCTGCCCAGGCACATCACCGACGCGTGCGAGGTCTTGCTGATCCTCAAGGACAACCTGGCCGGTCATCACCGCGAACTCGTCGAGCACTTCATTCTCGAGGACTACTGGGGACGCTGGCTGGGCCGCTGGACCGCTGAGGAGCACCTGCACGCCCTCGCGCTGCGTGACTATCTGGTGGTGACCCGGGAAATCGACCCGGCCGCCAACGAAGAGGTGCGGGTCAAGCACGTGATGCGGGGCTACCGGGCCGACTGGTACACCCAGGTCGAAACCCTGGTCTACATGACCTTCTCCGAACGCTCGCACGCCACGTTCTGCCGGAACCTCGCCGCACAGATCGAGGAACCGCTCTTGGCCGGGCTGGTGGACCGGATCGCCAGGGACGAAGCGCGCCACGAAGAGTTTTTCTCCAACCTCGTCAAGCACCTTCTCGGCTACGTCCGCGAGGAGACCATCGCCGCGATCGCCACCCGCGCTACCGACATTGACGTACTCGGCGCCGACATTCTGGAATACCAGGACAAGGTGCAAAACATCGCCGATGCAGGCATTTTCGACCGACAGCAACTGCAGCAGGTCGTCTCCGAATGCATCACGGCGTGGGGCTTGGCCGACGAGCCCGCATTGCAGCAATTCGTCACAAGTTAA
- the glyA gene encoding serine hydroxymethyltransferase encodes MSAPLAEVDPDIAELLAKELGRQRDTLEMIASENFVPRSVLQAQGSVLTNKYAEGLPGRRYYGGCEHVDVVENIARDRAKALFGADFANVQPHSGAQANAAVLHALMSPGERLLGLDLANGGHLTHGMRLNFSGKLYENGFYGVDPTTHLVDMDAVRAQALEFRPKVIIAGWSAYPRVLDFAAFRSIADEVGAKLWTDMAHFAGLVAAGLHPSPVPHSDVVSTTVHKTLGGGRSGLIVGKQEYAKAINSAVFPGQQGGPLMHIIAGKAVALKIAGTPEFAERQQRTLSGARIIAERLLADDVAKAGVSVVSGGTDVHLVLVDLRNSPLDGQAAEDLLHEVGITVNRNAVPNDPRPPMVTSGLRIGTPALATRGFGDTEFTEVADIIASALAAGTSADVAGLRARVTRLARDFPLYEGLEDWSLLGR; translated from the coding sequence ATGTCGGCCCCACTCGCCGAGGTCGACCCCGACATCGCCGAGCTGCTGGCCAAGGAACTCGGGCGTCAACGCGACACCCTCGAGATGATCGCGTCGGAGAACTTCGTGCCGCGCTCGGTGCTGCAGGCCCAGGGCTCCGTGCTGACCAACAAGTACGCCGAGGGACTGCCGGGCAGGCGCTACTACGGCGGCTGTGAACACGTCGACGTGGTGGAAAACATCGCCCGGGACCGTGCCAAGGCATTGTTCGGCGCCGACTTCGCCAACGTGCAGCCGCATTCCGGTGCACAGGCCAACGCCGCCGTGCTGCATGCGCTGATGTCGCCCGGGGAGCGGCTGCTGGGATTGGACCTGGCCAACGGTGGGCACCTCACCCACGGCATGCGGCTGAACTTCTCCGGCAAGCTGTACGAAAACGGGTTCTACGGTGTCGACCCCACCACGCACCTGGTGGACATGGATGCCGTGCGTGCCCAAGCGCTCGAATTCCGCCCGAAGGTGATCATCGCCGGTTGGTCCGCCTACCCCCGGGTGCTGGACTTCGCGGCGTTCCGGTCCATTGCCGACGAGGTCGGCGCCAAGTTGTGGACGGACATGGCGCACTTCGCGGGACTGGTCGCCGCCGGCCTGCACCCGTCACCGGTGCCTCACTCGGATGTGGTGTCGACGACCGTCCACAAGACGCTCGGCGGAGGCCGCTCCGGCCTGATCGTCGGTAAGCAGGAGTACGCCAAAGCCATTAACTCCGCGGTGTTTCCGGGTCAGCAGGGCGGCCCGCTCATGCACATCATCGCCGGCAAGGCCGTCGCGCTGAAGATCGCCGGAACCCCCGAGTTCGCCGAGCGCCAACAGCGCACGCTCAGCGGGGCGCGGATCATCGCCGAGCGGCTGCTGGCCGACGACGTCGCCAAAGCCGGCGTATCCGTGGTCAGCGGCGGCACCGACGTCCATCTGGTCCTGGTCGATCTGCGCAACTCGCCGCTGGACGGCCAGGCGGCCGAGGACCTGCTGCACGAGGTAGGCATCACCGTCAACCGCAACGCCGTCCCGAACGACCCCCGGCCGCCCATGGTGACCTCGGGTCTTCGGATCGGGACACCCGCGTTGGCCACCCGCGGTTTCGGGGACACCGAGTTCACCGAGGTCGCCGACATCATCGCCAGCGCTTTGGCAGCGGGCACTTCCGCGGACGTGGCCGGGTTGCGCGCCCGGGTGACCCGGCTGGCCAGGGATTTCCCCCTGTACGAGGGCCTCGAAGACTGGAGCCTGCTCGGCCGCTGA
- the coaA gene encoding type I pantothenate kinase: MPRLSEPSPYVEFDRKQWRALRESTPLALTEEELIGLRGLGEQIDLLEVEEVYLPLARLIHLQVAARQRLFAATAEFLGEPQQHPDRLVPFVIGVAGSVAVGKSTTARVLQALLARWDHHPRVDLVTTDGFLYPNAELERRNLMHRKGFPESYNRRALMRFVTSVKSGSEYACAPVYSHLKYDIIPGAKHVVRHPDILILEGLNVLQTGPTLMVSDLFDFSLYVDARIEDIEQWYISRFLAMRSTAFADPESHFHHYSALSDAKAVAAAKEIWRSINRPNLVENILPTRPRATLVLRKDADHSINRLRLRKL, translated from the coding sequence ATGCCCCGGCTGAGCGAGCCGAGCCCCTATGTGGAGTTCGACCGGAAGCAATGGCGCGCGCTTCGTGAGTCGACGCCCCTGGCCCTGACCGAAGAGGAATTGATCGGTTTGCGGGGCCTGGGCGAGCAGATCGATCTGCTCGAAGTCGAGGAGGTCTACCTCCCGCTCGCCCGACTGATTCACCTACAGGTGGCCGCACGCCAGCGGCTGTTCGCCGCGACCGCCGAGTTCCTTGGCGAACCCCAGCAGCACCCGGACCGGCTGGTGCCGTTCGTCATCGGTGTGGCGGGCAGCGTTGCGGTCGGCAAATCGACCACCGCTCGTGTGCTGCAGGCACTGCTGGCCCGGTGGGATCACCATCCACGGGTCGACCTGGTGACCACCGACGGTTTCCTGTATCCCAACGCGGAGCTGGAACGGCGGAACCTGATGCACCGCAAGGGTTTCCCGGAGAGCTATAACCGGCGAGCGCTGATGCGTTTCGTGACGTCGGTGAAGTCCGGTTCGGAATATGCCTGCGCGCCGGTGTACTCGCACCTCAAGTACGACATCATTCCGGGCGCCAAGCACGTGGTCCGTCACCCCGACATCCTGATCTTGGAGGGGCTCAACGTATTGCAGACCGGTCCGACGCTGATGGTGTCGGACCTGTTCGACTTCTCGCTGTATGTGGATGCACGGATCGAGGACATCGAACAGTGGTACATATCGCGGTTCTTGGCGATGCGCAGCACGGCGTTCGCCGACCCGGAATCTCACTTCCACCACTACTCAGCGTTGTCCGACGCGAAAGCCGTTGCCGCCGCGAAGGAGATCTGGCGGTCGATCAACCGGCCCAACCTGGTGGAGAACATCCTGCCGACCCGACCGCGGGCAACACTGGTGCTGCGCAAAGACGCCGATCACTCCATCAACCGGTTGCGGCTGCGCAAGCTCTAG
- a CDS encoding PE family protein — MAFLVAAPESLIQAATDLAELGSTLTAANAAAAAPTTSLLAAGADEISAAVAALFSGHAQSYQALSGQVQAFHSQFVQALSGAGTAYSSAESFNVGPLQPVLDVINAPTQLLLGRPLIGDGASGAPGTGQAGGPGGLLYGNGGAGGSGAPGQAGGAGGSAGLIGNGGAGGAGGVGLAGGFGGAGGNGGNGGWLYGHGGIGGAGGAGAGANSLGGGAGGLGGSAGLWGAGGAGGAGGHGGTNSNLVGPNGGAGGDGGRGGFLSGDSGAGGNGGGGGTGATFGGSGGAGGDGGSGWLQGNGGAGGAGGSGGSQGFSSGGAGGNGGAAGLFGDAGAGGAGGQAFGGVGGQGGLGGPALLLGNGGAGGAGGGSSSLSGTPGNGGDGGTGGLFGGNGGDGGRSGIPAGSTVANFASGARGGNGGNARLFGNGGTGGAGYGGVGDIPADAPGYAGNGGVGGFIFGNGGAGGNGVTGAFDSSGNSASAGGNGGNGGNAGLIGAGGAAGTGSLHGSFGSRPDGVAGVVGTGGKLFTPPPFDPLDIINAPTNALLGRPLIGDGANGTAANPNGQAGGLLWGNGGHGYSTTAAGVAGGNGGDAGLFGNGGTGGAGGAGANGGHGGNAIWGMGGAGGAGGASNVPGGSSGSGGNGGNVFFWGTGGAGGTGGAVISGQGIAGNGGTGGHGGRFYGDGGAGGAGGSGGQGFPGTTAEPGGDGGRGGDGGAAGLIGNGGAGGNGGAGGLGGQGSQANPSTGGDGGHGGNAGHGGAGGTIYGNGGVGGVGGAGGNGGQGVISGGNEVRGGAGGNAGNGGMGGSAGMFGAGGAGGAGGVGGAGTIGANGGNGGDAGDGGDGGIGGNGGSVYGNGGAGGAGGSGGAGAFGPGGPLELKGGAGGNGGNGAAGGNAQLIGDGGAGGAAGAGTAGQAGNGTSGVSGPGGNGGSLAGAPGPQG, encoded by the coding sequence ATGGCCTTTCTGGTTGCAGCGCCGGAGTCGCTAATTCAAGCGGCTACCGATCTGGCGGAACTCGGGTCGACACTCACCGCGGCCAACGCGGCGGCAGCCGCTCCCACCACAAGTTTGCTGGCCGCCGGAGCAGACGAGATCTCGGCAGCCGTCGCGGCGCTGTTCAGCGGGCACGCCCAGTCCTATCAAGCGTTGAGTGGGCAGGTACAGGCGTTCCATTCGCAGTTCGTACAGGCCCTTTCTGGTGCTGGTACGGCCTACTCATCGGCCGAGTCTTTCAATGTCGGGCCGTTGCAGCCGGTCCTCGATGTGATCAACGCTCCCACTCAGCTGCTGCTGGGGCGTCCGTTGATCGGTGACGGCGCCAGTGGTGCGCCGGGCACCGGACAGGCTGGCGGCCCGGGTGGCCTGTTGTACGGCAACGGCGGGGCTGGTGGCTCGGGTGCGCCGGGTCAGGCCGGCGGCGCTGGCGGGTCGGCGGGATTGATTGGCAACGGCGGCGCCGGCGGGGCCGGTGGTGTCGGTCTGGCCGGCGGCTTCGGGGGTGCCGGCGGCAACGGTGGCAACGGCGGCTGGTTGTACGGACACGGCGGGATCGGCGGCGCCGGTGGAGCCGGGGCAGGCGCGAACAGCCTTGGCGGCGGAGCCGGCGGTTTGGGCGGTTCGGCCGGGCTGTGGGGCGCTGGCGGAGCGGGTGGCGCCGGCGGGCATGGTGGAACCAATAGCAATTTGGTCGGCCCGAACGGTGGGGCTGGCGGTGACGGCGGGCGCGGTGGATTCCTCTCCGGCGACTCGGGCGCTGGTGGAAACGGTGGCGGCGGGGGTACCGGTGCCACCTTCGGCGGGAGCGGTGGGGCCGGCGGTGACGGCGGCAGTGGCTGGCTACAAGGCAATGGTGGGGCAGGCGGTGCCGGTGGCAGCGGTGGATCACAAGGTTTCAGTAGCGGTGGCGCGGGCGGCAACGGAGGGGCTGCCGGCCTGTTCGGCGACGCCGGGGCTGGCGGGGCCGGCGGCCAGGCATTCGGCGGTGTCGGAGGGCAAGGCGGTCTGGGTGGTCCGGCTCTGCTGTTAGGAAACGGCGGGGCCGGCGGTGCGGGTGGTGGGTCTAGCTCACTCTCCGGGACCCCCGGGAACGGCGGTGACGGCGGAACCGGCGGTCTCTTCGGCGGTAACGGCGGTGACGGCGGTCGCAGCGGCATACCCGCTGGCAGCACGGTAGCCAACTTCGCCTCGGGTGCTCGCGGCGGCAACGGCGGCAATGCCCGGCTGTTCGGGAATGGCGGTACTGGTGGTGCTGGTTATGGCGGCGTTGGCGACATCCCCGCAGATGCACCGGGCTATGCCGGTAATGGCGGGGTTGGCGGGTTCATCTTCGGTAATGGCGGCGCTGGTGGCAACGGCGTCACGGGCGCATTCGACTCGTCTGGCAACTCGGCATCCGCGGGCGGCAACGGCGGCAATGGCGGCAACGCTGGCCTCATTGGGGCCGGTGGCGCTGCTGGCACGGGCTCCCTTCACGGCAGCTTCGGCAGCAGGCCCGACGGCGTCGCGGGCGTTGTCGGCACCGGCGGCAAGTTGTTCACGCCGCCACCATTCGACCCCCTGGACATCATCAACGCGCCCACCAACGCGCTGCTCGGACGCCCGCTGATCGGCGACGGGGCCAATGGCACCGCTGCGAATCCCAACGGCCAGGCCGGCGGATTGCTATGGGGCAACGGCGGCCACGGCTACAGCACCACGGCTGCCGGAGTAGCCGGCGGCAACGGTGGAGATGCCGGGTTGTTCGGCAACGGCGGGACTGGCGGCGCCGGTGGTGCCGGCGCTAACGGCGGTCATGGCGGAAATGCGATTTGGGGCATGGGCGGCGCAGGCGGAGCCGGCGGCGCCAGCAACGTTCCCGGCGGTAGCTCCGGCTCCGGCGGTAACGGCGGAAACGTCTTCTTCTGGGGTACCGGCGGTGCCGGCGGCACCGGCGGTGCCGTCATTTCCGGCCAAGGGATCGCTGGCAACGGTGGGACCGGTGGACACGGCGGGCGGTTCTATGGCGATGGGGGAGCCGGCGGGGCCGGCGGGAGCGGCGGTCAGGGCTTCCCGGGGACAACCGCTGAGCCCGGCGGCGACGGAGGTCGCGGGGGCGACGGTGGTGCGGCAGGGCTGATTGGTAACGGCGGCGCCGGCGGAAACGGTGGGGCCGGCGGCCTGGGTGGGCAAGGCAGCCAGGCCAACCCATCCACCGGTGGGGATGGTGGTCACGGCGGTAACGCCGGTCACGGCGGAGCGGGCGGAACGATCTACGGAAACGGTGGTGTCGGCGGGGTCGGTGGGGCCGGCGGGAACGGCGGCCAAGGAGTCATCTCTGGCGGCAACGAGGTCCGTGGCGGCGCCGGCGGAAATGCCGGTAACGGCGGCATGGGTGGATCCGCGGGTATGTTCGGCGCCGGCGGCGCAGGTGGTGCCGGCGGTGTCGGCGGTGCCGGGACAATAGGCGCCAACGGCGGTAACGGCGGTGACGCGGGAGACGGCGGAGACGGCGGAATCGGCGGGAACGGCGGTTCGGTCTACGGCAACGGCGGTGCCGGTGGCGCCGGCGGTTCCGGCGGCGCGGGCGCCTTCGGCCCGGGTGGTCCCCTCGAGTTGAAGGGTGGCGCAGGTGGCAACGGCGGAAACGGCGCCGCCGGCGGCAACGCTCAGCTGATCGGAGACGGGGGAGCGGGCGGTGCTGCCGGGGCGGGTACTGCGGGCCAGGCCGGCAATGGAACCAGCGGCGTCAGCGGGCCCGGCGGTAATGGCGGGTCACTGGCCGGCGCGCCCGGGCCGCAGGGGTAA
- a CDS encoding methyltransferase — translation MASKIPPVRVAQAIETARHYLAQLHRKMVPPPVAVLEMINNAWAAQAITAAAQLGIADALANGPQSADELAAAVNADADALRRLLRALIGRGIFKQRRDGRYDLTPLGDTLRSDAEVPMAGWARWLGSPQHREHWSHLVDAIRTGKPVIPELRGKSTFEYLASEPELGEIFNDAMTAGSAMAIGPVIAAYDFSPFSTIVDVGGGHGRLLAEILAATPGARGILFDQPQVVAGAPDVLAEFKVQDRVTVVEGSFFESVPKGGDAYVLKSVIHDWSDDDAVRILRNVRDAAAVGSRVLVMEFVLPEHHREYTGNWVDLEMLLALDAQERSAAEFERLFSRAGFRMTRVVDTASPFHVVEATAI, via the coding sequence GTGGCTTCAAAGATTCCGCCCGTCAGAGTTGCGCAGGCCATCGAGACCGCGCGGCACTACCTTGCCCAACTCCACCGGAAGATGGTGCCGCCGCCGGTGGCCGTGCTGGAAATGATCAACAACGCGTGGGCCGCGCAGGCGATCACCGCGGCGGCGCAACTGGGTATCGCCGATGCGCTGGCCAACGGGCCCCAGTCGGCCGACGAATTGGCAGCAGCGGTCAACGCCGATGCCGACGCACTTCGTCGGCTGCTGCGAGCGTTGATCGGTCGCGGCATCTTCAAGCAGCGCCGTGACGGGCGCTATGACCTCACGCCGCTCGGGGACACGCTGCGCAGCGATGCCGAGGTGCCCATGGCGGGCTGGGCCCGTTGGCTGGGATCGCCCCAACACCGCGAACACTGGAGCCACCTGGTCGATGCGATTCGCACCGGCAAGCCAGTCATCCCCGAATTGCGCGGCAAGTCGACATTCGAGTACCTGGCCTCCGAACCGGAGCTCGGCGAGATTTTCAACGACGCCATGACGGCCGGGTCCGCGATGGCGATCGGCCCGGTGATCGCCGCCTACGACTTCAGCCCCTTTTCGACCATCGTCGACGTCGGCGGAGGACATGGTCGGCTACTGGCCGAGATTCTGGCTGCCACGCCCGGCGCGCGAGGCATCCTGTTCGACCAGCCGCAGGTCGTGGCGGGGGCGCCGGACGTGCTCGCCGAATTCAAGGTGCAGGACCGAGTCACCGTCGTCGAGGGGTCGTTCTTCGAGTCCGTGCCCAAGGGCGGGGACGCGTACGTCCTCAAGAGCGTGATCCACGATTGGTCCGACGACGACGCCGTGCGAATCCTGCGCAACGTACGGGATGCCGCAGCCGTCGGTAGCCGGGTGTTGGTCATGGAATTCGTCCTCCCCGAACACCATCGCGAATACACGGGTAACTGGGTGGACTTGGAGATGTTGCTGGCACTGGACGCCCAGGAACGTTCCGCCGCCGAGTTCGAGCGCCTCTTCAGCCGCGCCGGCTTCCGGATGACGCGGGTGGTGGACACGGCGTCGCCGTTCCACGTGGTCGAAGCCACAGCGATCTGA